The proteins below are encoded in one region of Neorhodopirellula lusitana:
- a CDS encoding PSD1 and planctomycete cytochrome C domain-containing protein — protein MSKGVMSVVRVLACAFCLCLGLSFSAVRASDGSSLQGSTQVDFDRQIRPIFTRHCTACHGGVKQAADLSFVYEDSAMYSVEPGEPDASELLVRVLESDEDTRMPPASHGPRLSDAEVDVLSRWIEQGATWGKHWAYQLPREHPAPPVSQADWPTHKIDAFVLKQLDERGILPAEDEQPTRWLRRVSLDLIGLPASLAEREAFLVDLESNGAEAYATVVDRLLQSPLFGERWASVWFDLVRYADSRGQGEDSPREIWKYRDWVIDAFNADMPYDQFTVKQIAGDLLPERTVEDLVATAVHRLTHTNEEGGTDDEEFRIAAVLDRVSTVWQTWQGTTFGCTQCHDHPYDPFTHEEYYQFVSYFNNTADSDLNDDWPVVKVPLAKSDYAAASRMQRDVQQRTRSIWQQRWDVVAEPSHWNHLRISSGKTSKSAKVKVESHEQWDEYFTTGTVSSGTVITVEMPMPESVSALTGIQMTILPLDPSQALADSEWGFVMSRITAELVMPPGEGQKRPRVKKLDLAAVYGDEPFPYFDPNESLRDGKPGFAAFSRIHHPRQAVLVLKDAAEVPEGAKLKLTVLYRHTELAAFPLVARRGHFAVSSDSRLTSLLTDKGIAKATRELKAVQAKLAAIESSEVPVLIEREPSLSRPTHVFEGGLFLTKGDQVYPDVPQSLLDHEEPLSDRLQMANWLVSEENPLTARVAVNRVWAQMFGVGLVATEEDFGSTGDRPSHPELLDDLAVRFRDDYQWSLKQLVREIALSRTYRQSSRIRPELLEADAANRFLARGPRHGLPAETVRDQMLAISGLLSDKMFGEPSYPPLPPGVWRARRGSWRTPKPGQEDRYRRSVYTYVKRSVPFPMSAAFDAPSRDFCVPKRLRSNTPLQPLMLMNDAGFVECSQAFADRMIAHSEEVDEQIAFGILAATSRTAESDEVDRLVRLFREVAAASDSSIAMQSVAAVLLNLDEIITK, from the coding sequence ATGAGTAAGGGTGTGATGTCGGTCGTCCGCGTTCTAGCGTGTGCTTTTTGTCTTTGTTTGGGCCTGTCTTTCTCTGCGGTCCGTGCGAGCGATGGTTCGTCGTTGCAGGGGTCGACGCAGGTTGATTTTGATCGCCAGATTCGGCCGATCTTCACTCGGCATTGCACCGCGTGTCATGGCGGGGTGAAGCAGGCGGCGGATTTGTCGTTTGTTTACGAGGACTCGGCGATGTACTCGGTCGAGCCTGGCGAGCCGGATGCTTCGGAGTTGCTGGTTCGCGTGTTGGAATCCGATGAAGACACTCGCATGCCGCCGGCAAGCCACGGGCCTCGGCTAAGTGACGCCGAGGTTGACGTGCTGTCACGCTGGATCGAACAGGGCGCGACGTGGGGCAAGCACTGGGCGTATCAGTTGCCCCGCGAGCATCCTGCACCGCCTGTCTCGCAAGCGGATTGGCCAACGCACAAAATCGATGCGTTTGTTTTGAAACAATTGGACGAACGGGGAATCTTGCCGGCCGAAGATGAGCAGCCCACGCGTTGGTTGCGGCGGGTGTCGTTGGACTTGATCGGGTTGCCAGCCTCATTGGCTGAGCGTGAGGCGTTCTTGGTCGATCTGGAAAGTAATGGGGCGGAAGCCTATGCGACCGTGGTGGACCGGTTGTTGCAGTCGCCTCTCTTTGGCGAGCGTTGGGCCAGTGTGTGGTTTGACTTGGTGAGGTACGCGGATTCGCGTGGTCAGGGTGAAGACTCGCCTCGCGAGATATGGAAGTATCGGGACTGGGTCATCGACGCCTTCAATGCGGACATGCCCTACGATCAATTTACGGTGAAGCAGATCGCGGGTGACTTGTTGCCCGAACGGACGGTGGAGGATTTGGTCGCGACAGCGGTTCACCGTTTGACGCACACGAACGAAGAGGGCGGGACAGACGACGAGGAGTTCCGCATCGCGGCGGTGCTGGACCGGGTTAGTACGGTCTGGCAAACGTGGCAAGGCACGACGTTTGGTTGCACGCAGTGTCACGACCATCCTTACGATCCGTTCACGCACGAAGAGTACTATCAGTTTGTGTCGTACTTCAACAACACGGCGGATTCGGATCTGAATGATGATTGGCCGGTTGTGAAGGTGCCTTTGGCGAAGTCGGACTACGCGGCGGCATCGCGAATGCAGCGGGATGTGCAGCAGCGGACTCGCTCGATTTGGCAGCAGCGATGGGATGTGGTTGCGGAACCATCGCACTGGAATCATTTGCGGATATCGAGTGGTAAGACTTCAAAGTCAGCGAAGGTTAAGGTGGAATCGCATGAGCAATGGGATGAGTATTTCACGACGGGCACGGTTTCCAGCGGTACGGTGATTACCGTGGAAATGCCGATGCCCGAATCGGTATCGGCCTTGACCGGCATTCAGATGACCATCTTGCCACTGGATCCGTCGCAGGCGTTGGCGGATTCAGAGTGGGGCTTTGTGATGTCTCGCATTACCGCTGAATTGGTGATGCCGCCGGGTGAGGGCCAGAAGCGTCCACGGGTGAAGAAGTTGGACTTGGCCGCCGTCTATGGCGACGAGCCGTTCCCATACTTTGATCCGAACGAAAGCTTGCGAGACGGCAAGCCCGGCTTTGCGGCGTTCAGCCGAATTCATCATCCAAGGCAGGCGGTGTTGGTATTAAAGGATGCGGCGGAGGTTCCTGAGGGAGCGAAGCTGAAGTTGACGGTCTTGTATCGGCATACCGAGTTGGCTGCGTTTCCGTTGGTGGCTCGGCGGGGGCACTTCGCGGTGTCGTCGGACAGTCGCTTGACGTCATTGCTAACCGACAAGGGAATTGCTAAGGCAACGAGGGAATTGAAGGCGGTTCAGGCGAAGTTGGCGGCGATTGAGTCGAGTGAGGTGCCTGTGCTGATCGAGCGAGAGCCCAGCTTGTCGCGTCCTACTCATGTGTTTGAGGGCGGGCTGTTTTTGACGAAGGGTGATCAGGTATATCCCGATGTGCCGCAGTCTTTGTTGGATCACGAGGAGCCGCTTTCGGATCGTTTGCAGATGGCAAATTGGTTGGTCAGTGAAGAGAATCCATTGACGGCCCGGGTGGCTGTGAATCGTGTGTGGGCGCAGATGTTTGGTGTGGGCTTGGTGGCGACGGAGGAGGACTTTGGTTCGACCGGCGATCGGCCTTCGCACCCCGAGTTGCTGGACGATTTGGCGGTGCGATTTCGGGATGATTATCAGTGGAGTTTGAAGCAGCTTGTTCGTGAAATCGCATTGTCACGAACCTATCGGCAAAGTTCGCGGATTCGTCCTGAGTTGTTGGAAGCCGATGCGGCGAATCGTTTTCTAGCGCGCGGCCCCAGGCACGGTTTGCCGGCCGAGACGGTGCGTGACCAGATGCTGGCGATCAGTGGGTTGTTGAGTGACAAGATGTTTGGCGAGCCGTCTTATCCTCCTTTGCCGCCTGGTGTTTGGCGGGCGCGGCGAGGGTCGTGGCGGACGCCGAAGCCGGGCCAAGAAGATCGCTATCGCCGAAGCGTTTACACGTACGTGAAGCGAAGCGTGCCGTTCCCGATGTCGGCCGCCTTTGATGCTCCATCACGCGACTTTTGTGTGCCGAAAAGGCTGCGGTCAAACACTCCGCTGCAGCCGTTGATGTTGATGAACGATGCGGGGTTTGTTGAGTGCTCGCAAGCATTCGCTGATCGCATGATCGCGCACTCGGAGGAAGTGGACGAGCAGATCGCGTTTGGCATTCTTGCGGCGACAAGTCGAACCGCGGAGTCGGACGAGGTCGATCGATTGGTTCGTCTGTTTCGTGAAGTGGCGGCAGCCAGCGATTCCAGTATCGCGATGCAATCGGTGGCGGCCGTGCTTCTGAATCTTGACGAAATTATTACCAAATAG
- a CDS encoding DUF1559 domain-containing protein has translation MDKLRFKRRDGFTLVELLVVIAIIGVLVGLLLPAVQAAREAARRMSCSNNFKQIGLSMHNYHSAFSQLTSAAGGTNGWSGHTRIDSGPNGDGKPIGSDGLQNQAMLSYVVGLLPFMEQQALWESISNPLTVGSSRWPAMGPCPERSTAYPPFRTEVPGLRCPSDPGGTKAGWGRINYAACIGDSSRIPNWSYMDGIHKSAHRGVFQAFKGFKFRSILDGLSNTIAAGEIGTSRDAKRVQGTVRAYLSGSDLHKSPGSTCFNNTASVLDPDRPGYYKGQEYWSGSGNKYLYRRGHNWASGSVGRTAFMTIAPPNSASCSSSRGNPRGNPWPNSGVNSDGVYSAGSFHQGGCHVLMADGAVKFITDSIDAGDPEGNTVGRTNDTNMSEYSPAGSQSPYGLWGSLGSRASGEVIDQEF, from the coding sequence ATGGATAAGTTGAGGTTTAAGCGTCGTGACGGTTTCACATTAGTGGAATTGCTGGTTGTGATCGCGATTATTGGGGTTCTTGTGGGGTTGTTGTTGCCTGCGGTTCAGGCGGCAAGGGAAGCGGCACGTCGCATGTCTTGTAGCAACAATTTCAAGCAGATTGGTTTGTCGATGCACAACTACCATTCGGCGTTCAGTCAGTTGACGAGTGCCGCGGGTGGCACGAATGGCTGGAGTGGTCATACTCGGATCGACAGTGGGCCAAACGGGGACGGCAAGCCGATTGGCTCGGATGGGCTGCAAAACCAGGCCATGCTTAGCTACGTGGTCGGTCTGTTGCCTTTCATGGAACAGCAGGCGCTTTGGGAGTCCATTTCCAATCCTTTGACAGTGGGTTCATCGCGTTGGCCTGCAATGGGCCCATGCCCAGAACGCAGTACTGCCTATCCTCCGTTCCGAACCGAGGTTCCTGGGTTGCGTTGCCCTTCGGATCCAGGCGGGACCAAGGCCGGTTGGGGGCGAATTAACTATGCAGCGTGTATCGGTGATTCATCGCGTATTCCGAACTGGTCCTATATGGATGGGATTCATAAGTCGGCTCACCGTGGTGTCTTTCAGGCGTTTAAGGGCTTTAAGTTCCGCAGCATCTTGGATGGTTTGTCCAATACGATTGCCGCAGGTGAAATCGGAACCAGTCGTGACGCGAAGCGAGTTCAGGGGACGGTTCGAGCCTACTTGAGTGGTTCAGATCTTCATAAGAGTCCGGGGTCGACTTGCTTCAACAATACCGCTTCGGTATTGGATCCAGATCGTCCCGGCTACTACAAGGGCCAGGAGTACTGGAGTGGTAGCGGCAATAAATACCTTTATCGCCGCGGCCACAACTGGGCAAGCGGTTCGGTTGGTCGGACCGCCTTCATGACTATCGCTCCGCCAAACAGTGCCAGTTGCAGTTCCAGTCGCGGGAATCCACGCGGAAACCCATGGCCGAACTCTGGCGTGAACTCGGATGGCGTTTATTCCGCTGGTAGTTTTCACCAGGGTGGGTGCCACGTCTTGATGGCCGACGGTGCAGTGAAATTTATTACTGACAGTATTGATGCGGGCGATCCTGAGGGGAATACAGTGGGGCGAACCAATGATACCAACATGTCGGAATACTCTCCTGCAGGGTCACAAAGTCCGTACGGATTGTGGGGGTCCCTTGGTAGTCGTGCTTCAGGTGAAGTGATTGACCAAGAGTTTTAG
- a CDS encoding DUF1559 domain-containing protein, protein MKKKPLSGFTLVELLVVIAIIGVLVGLLLPAVQAAREAARRMSCSNNFKQIGLAIHNYHSTYQHLPIHGSGTWEYPTGSGSSNSGNVSLHDYGGCQSSTANESTASSRGQLSLLVGLLPFIEQQALWEQISNPGTYEGTNFPAMGPNPTGSGSTTLKYVPFKTQLPGFRCPSDPGQDLPAMARTNYAVNGGDGAQSTGEGFFPRWCVTDVKHGTPISEALKLEQGAALRCRGFVIPHLATDFSEISDGLSNTIAMTEIKTDLGDRDKSTDFVRDDNYREDIHACDKYVDTERPQFFKNTLGDGGGNGEFVADAVSRRGFRWASSSCKYTMVTCNVPPNSANCVRLIIDENGSYAASSRHQGGCHVLMADGAVKFITDSIESGNQNSPPPGASGGPGTGEESPYGLWGALGTRASSEVIDQDF, encoded by the coding sequence ATGAAGAAAAAGCCTCTTAGCGGCTTCACGCTGGTGGAGCTTCTGGTTGTTATCGCGATTATCGGTGTGCTTGTTGGATTGCTGTTGCCTGCAGTTCAGGCTGCTCGCGAAGCGGCTCGCCGTATGTCGTGCAGTAACAATTTTAAGCAGATCGGTTTGGCGATTCATAACTACCATTCCACCTATCAGCACTTGCCAATTCATGGTTCCGGAACTTGGGAATATCCTACCGGTTCAGGATCCTCGAATTCCGGAAACGTCTCGCTCCACGATTACGGTGGGTGCCAAAGCAGTACCGCCAATGAGTCGACCGCTTCAAGTCGAGGTCAGTTGAGCCTGTTAGTTGGGCTGTTGCCGTTCATCGAACAGCAAGCACTTTGGGAGCAGATTTCAAACCCGGGGACCTATGAGGGAACTAATTTTCCAGCGATGGGACCGAATCCCACTGGTAGCGGTAGCACTACCCTTAAGTATGTTCCGTTTAAGACTCAGTTGCCGGGGTTTCGTTGCCCAAGTGACCCCGGTCAGGACTTGCCCGCGATGGCCCGGACTAACTATGCCGTCAACGGCGGCGATGGTGCGCAGAGCACGGGCGAAGGATTCTTCCCCCGCTGGTGTGTCACTGACGTCAAGCACGGCACTCCGATTAGTGAGGCCTTGAAGCTTGAGCAAGGTGCAGCGTTGCGTTGCCGTGGGTTTGTGATTCCTCACCTTGCTACTGACTTTTCGGAAATCTCGGATGGGTTGTCTAATACGATTGCGATGACGGAGATCAAGACGGATCTTGGTGATCGGGATAAGAGTACTGACTTCGTTCGTGACGATAATTATCGTGAAGACATTCATGCTTGCGATAAGTACGTGGATACCGAGCGTCCGCAGTTCTTCAAGAACACGCTTGGCGATGGTGGCGGGAACGGAGAGTTTGTTGCTGATGCAGTGTCTCGTCGTGGCTTCCGTTGGGCTTCGAGTTCGTGCAAGTACACCATGGTGACATGTAACGTGCCGCCTAACTCAGCGAACTGCGTTCGTCTGATTATCGACGAAAATGGTTCGTACGCTGCTAGTAGTCGTCACCAAGGTGGTTGTCATGTCTTGATGGCTGACGGTGCGGTGAAGTTTATCACTGATTCTATCGAGTCAGGTAACCAGAATTCACCGCCACCGGGAGCTTCTGGGGGTCCGGGGACTGGTGAAGAAAGTCCGTACGGTTTGTGGGGTGCTCTCGGTACTCGTGCTTCGAGCGAAGTGATTGACCAAGACTTCTAG
- a CDS encoding 4'-phosphopantetheinyl transferase family protein, giving the protein MTELNDEIQVWLAPAAHDTPGPIETFCETLLLEEERVAANRFRVNSARHQHVIGRAMARCLLSSGCCEHHEIGFRILDHGKPIVDQPEVARRAFNIAHTRGLVVCGLGQANQWLGVDVEWMDRRTDPALAERYFAPAEIQQLQSLRTDDERQKLFLRIWTLKEAFIKAIGTGLSTPLDQFAFEEAKSNEPTLTLADPDLARDREWTFRAFEPRPGFVAAIAVGEEPADSKGAKASSRPVRLMNFENQLP; this is encoded by the coding sequence ATGACCGAACTGAACGACGAAATCCAAGTCTGGCTCGCACCCGCGGCGCACGACACTCCAGGTCCGATCGAAACGTTTTGCGAGACCCTGCTACTAGAAGAAGAACGGGTGGCGGCGAATCGCTTTCGCGTCAATTCGGCTCGGCACCAGCACGTCATCGGGCGTGCGATGGCACGATGCCTATTGTCATCAGGATGCTGCGAACACCATGAAATCGGATTCCGAATCCTGGATCATGGCAAACCTATCGTCGACCAACCCGAGGTCGCCCGGCGTGCGTTCAACATCGCCCACACCCGGGGTCTCGTCGTGTGCGGACTGGGCCAAGCCAACCAGTGGCTCGGCGTGGACGTGGAGTGGATGGACCGACGAACCGATCCGGCGCTAGCTGAACGCTACTTCGCCCCAGCTGAAATCCAGCAGCTTCAATCGCTACGAACCGACGACGAACGACAAAAACTATTCCTCCGGATCTGGACACTCAAAGAAGCCTTCATCAAAGCAATCGGGACGGGACTATCAACCCCACTGGACCAATTCGCTTTTGAAGAAGCAAAGTCCAACGAGCCAACTTTGACGCTGGCGGACCCTGACCTGGCGCGAGATCGCGAGTGGACTTTTCGCGCATTCGAACCCCGCCCCGGTTTCGTAGCTGCCATCGCCGTTGGAGAGGAACCTGCCGACTCCAAAGGTGCTAAGGCTTCGTCGCGACCGGTTCGGCTGATGAACTTTGAAAATCAACTGCCTTAA
- a CDS encoding bifunctional folylpolyglutamate synthase/dihydrofolate synthase produces MAPTRSAAYLAASGWLYDRIDYERLGKSGANYRFTLDRMRELVLRLGHGRCLAPNSSAAQGSLANADCDPGHGGPVGGGKAPRQPRPRIVHIAGTKGKGSVASMVASLLTASGAKVGLYTSPHLVDLSERFRVDGQPATPGELVALIESFKPIVDAMSSEPVGGPSFFELTTAIAIEHFHRSGCDYWVMETGLGGRLDSTNVFQSDVTVITSIGLDHQHVLGDTVEKIAKEKAGIFKPGVPAISGVTRESVKEVIRQQAREVGCELAELERDFQVQTISAIPWGSHFAWAPCADRGRASAEEAVAEEANMPEASATEANLKEVSAQGASGGPFGAIEVRLAVEGQHQVRNAALAIAAVRELEVPVTPRMIDRLSVLRIDARLERFVANSGAAVVLDAAHNPDSIAALLDTLQRRCAGRRIVGVFGTSVDKDAAAMLGQLKQSFTRVVFTRYHQNPRFVSTGELADAAGEELRDVWFSIQEEPLEACRQAICEAGPDGVVVICGSFFLAAEVRPWLVKAVDFQSSSAEPVATKP; encoded by the coding sequence ATGGCTCCCACTCGATCCGCCGCCTATCTTGCCGCGTCCGGGTGGCTGTATGACCGAATCGACTATGAGCGATTGGGCAAGTCCGGAGCGAATTATCGGTTCACGCTGGACCGAATGCGGGAATTAGTACTGCGGCTCGGCCATGGGCGGTGTCTTGCTCCGAATTCCTCCGCAGCCCAAGGTTCGTTAGCCAATGCGGATTGCGACCCAGGTCATGGGGGCCCGGTTGGTGGTGGTAAAGCACCCCGACAGCCGAGGCCGCGCATTGTCCACATTGCAGGCACCAAAGGGAAAGGTTCGGTGGCTTCGATGGTCGCGAGCTTGTTGACGGCCAGCGGTGCCAAGGTGGGTTTGTACACGTCACCGCATCTAGTGGACTTGTCCGAACGTTTTCGAGTTGACGGGCAACCCGCGACGCCAGGCGAATTGGTCGCCCTGATCGAATCGTTCAAGCCGATTGTCGATGCGATGTCGAGCGAGCCGGTCGGGGGGCCCTCTTTCTTTGAGTTGACGACGGCGATCGCGATCGAGCATTTTCACCGCAGTGGTTGTGATTACTGGGTCATGGAAACGGGGCTTGGTGGGCGTTTGGATAGCACCAATGTTTTTCAAAGCGACGTCACGGTGATCACCAGCATTGGACTGGATCACCAGCACGTCCTGGGTGACACCGTTGAGAAGATTGCCAAGGAGAAGGCGGGGATCTTTAAGCCAGGCGTGCCCGCCATCAGTGGTGTGACCCGTGAATCCGTGAAAGAGGTCATTCGTCAGCAAGCCCGTGAGGTGGGCTGTGAACTGGCAGAGTTGGAACGCGATTTTCAGGTGCAGACGATTTCGGCAATTCCATGGGGCAGTCACTTCGCCTGGGCTCCCTGTGCGGATCGCGGGCGTGCTAGTGCGGAGGAGGCCGTTGCGGAGGAGGCCAATATGCCGGAAGCCAGTGCGACGGAGGCCAATTTAAAGGAGGTGAGCGCACAAGGGGCCAGTGGTGGGCCGTTTGGTGCGATTGAGGTGCGGCTTGCCGTTGAGGGGCAGCATCAGGTTCGCAATGCAGCACTGGCGATCGCGGCCGTTCGAGAGCTTGAGGTTCCCGTGACCCCCCGCATGATTGATCGATTGTCGGTGCTGCGAATCGACGCCCGGCTAGAGCGGTTTGTTGCCAACAGCGGTGCTGCCGTGGTCCTGGATGCGGCACACAATCCGGATTCCATTGCGGCGCTGCTCGATACTTTGCAAAGACGCTGTGCAGGACGCCGGATTGTGGGCGTGTTCGGGACCAGTGTCGATAAGGACGCGGCCGCGATGCTGGGGCAGCTCAAGCAGTCATTCACCCGTGTGGTCTTCACCCGTTATCACCAGAATCCACGGTTCGTGTCCACGGGAGAGCTCGCGGATGCCGCCGGGGAAGAGCTTCGCGACGTGTGGTTCTCGATTCAGGAAGAGCCGCTTGAGGCTTGTCGTCAAGCGATCTGCGAAGCTGGGCCTGATGGAGTGGTGGTGATTTGCGGGTCGTTTTTTCTGGCTGCTGAGGTTCGGCCTTGGTTGGTTAAGGCAGTTGATTTTCAAAGTTCATCAGCCGAACCGGTCGCGACGAAGCCTTAG